A region of Paenibacillus thiaminolyticus DNA encodes the following proteins:
- a CDS encoding ABC transporter ATP-binding protein translates to MNGKSLLFGHVRAHWLFYVTAVLFMAAANVINAFYPTLLGQFTDELQQNGLTRAAVIHYSLWLAAIGIGYGVLFGLGQYMNHRLGRLFEFTTRQRLFGQFTRLSEHYYSKNGVGKLLSYFMNDVRAVRESIANGVNQMTNATILLVSVLVMMMLSHIPLHLVFICVLPLLSIPLFVVYFGPRIRMRSRAVQDALAGMTESAEEQFGGIKVTKTFAVEHIAQSRFDETVDHIRDNQLRLVRMTSLFQALIPFAGALSLALAITYGGMMSIRGELSLGSFVTLTLYLRMIMTPLQQIGNVINTILRSRASLDRLNRLMEEEPDIREAEEAVALRPGEAELELRHLSFTYPESGTPSLEDISIRVAPGKTLGIVGKTGSGKTTLVKLLLRVYDPPEGSIFIGGCDIRHLTLESLRTQIAYVPQDGFLFSTTIRDNIAFYNREIDDGPVREAAKLADIYRNIEDFPDQFGTKLGERGLTLSGGQRQRTSLARGLIKNAPILILDDSVSAVDVVTESTILANLRRARKGLTTLIIAHRISAVRHADEIIVLDEGRIVERGTHAGLLRQGGYYASLYAIQEEGMLDA, encoded by the coding sequence ATGAATGGAAAGTCATTGTTATTCGGTCATGTTCGGGCTCACTGGCTCTTTTATGTGACGGCGGTGCTGTTCATGGCGGCCGCCAACGTTATCAATGCATTCTACCCCACTCTGCTCGGCCAGTTCACGGACGAATTGCAGCAGAACGGGTTGACGCGGGCTGCGGTCATTCACTACAGCCTCTGGCTTGCGGCGATTGGCATTGGGTATGGTGTGCTGTTCGGCTTGGGACAGTACATGAATCACCGTCTTGGCCGATTGTTCGAGTTCACTACACGGCAGCGGCTGTTCGGGCAATTCACCCGGTTGAGCGAGCATTATTATTCCAAAAACGGGGTCGGCAAGCTGCTCAGTTACTTCATGAATGATGTGAGGGCCGTCCGGGAATCGATTGCCAACGGCGTCAACCAGATGACGAATGCCACGATTCTGCTCGTGTCCGTCCTCGTGATGATGATGCTGAGCCATATTCCGCTGCATCTGGTCTTCATCTGCGTCCTGCCGCTGCTCTCCATTCCGCTGTTCGTCGTCTACTTCGGCCCCCGTATTCGCATGCGCTCCCGCGCCGTGCAGGATGCGCTTGCCGGGATGACCGAATCGGCGGAAGAACAGTTCGGCGGCATCAAAGTAACGAAAACCTTTGCGGTGGAGCATATCGCCCAATCCCGCTTCGACGAGACGGTCGACCATATCCGCGACAATCAGCTTCGTCTCGTGCGGATGACGTCGCTGTTCCAGGCGCTCATCCCCTTCGCCGGCGCGCTGTCGCTGGCGTTAGCGATCACATACGGAGGGATGATGTCCATCCGCGGGGAGCTGTCGCTCGGGAGCTTCGTTACATTGACGCTTTACCTGCGCATGATCATGACGCCGCTGCAGCAGATTGGCAACGTGATCAATACGATCCTGCGCTCCCGCGCGTCGCTGGACCGGCTGAACCGTCTGATGGAAGAGGAGCCGGATATCCGGGAGGCGGAAGAGGCGGTTGCGCTGCGTCCGGGGGAGGCGGAGCTGGAACTGCGCCATCTGTCCTTTACTTATCCGGAAAGCGGTACCCCCTCGCTGGAGGATATCAGCATCCGCGTCGCTCCGGGCAAGACGCTCGGCATCGTCGGGAAGACGGGGAGCGGCAAGACGACGCTCGTGAAGCTGCTGCTGCGGGTATACGATCCGCCGGAGGGAAGCATCTTTATCGGCGGCTGCGATATCCGGCATCTGACGCTGGAGAGCCTGCGCACGCAGATTGCCTACGTGCCGCAGGATGGTTTTTTGTTCAGTACGACAATTCGCGACAATATCGCTTTTTATAACCGCGAGATCGATGACGGGCCAGTTCGGGAAGCGGCGAAGCTGGCGGACATTTACCGCAATATCGAAGACTTCCCCGACCAATTCGGCACGAAGCTGGGCGAACGCGGACTCACCTTGTCCGGCGGCCAGCGCCAGCGCACCAGTCTGGCCCGCGGGCTTATCAAGAACGCGCCGATCCTTATTCTGGACGACAGCGTCAGCGCCGTGGACGTCGTCACCGAATCCACCATCTTGGCGAATCTGCGCCGCGCCCGCAAGGGCTTGACGACGCTCATCATCGCTCACCGCATCAGCGCGGTGCGCCATGCGGACGAGATCATCGTTCTCGATGAGGGGCGGATTGTGGAGCGCGGCACGCATGCCGGGCTGCTCCGCCAAGGCGGATACTATGCTTCGCTCTATGCGATTCAAGAGGAGGGGATGCTCGATGCGTGA
- a CDS encoding copper resistance protein CopC: MRKLLGTSRKSVYLLGIAVLLFSLLLHPLTASAHANLASSKPLADAQLDTAPSEIRITFTEGIDAKLSSLTLWDEDGREIGGAVSGEGDDTLVKSLPELKNGVYKVKWQVLSVDTHVTEGSYRFAVGTTLDKSGPAPTKTLDDDDESQAKPDSGSQGEGGKTAPVKPADPAGGPPDRDGPKPSAGPAERPKPATEKPAAGKPAAEKPTPEKPAGGEADAGASGTSRPGPRQPGADQAKEPKAAPAKPASSGSGSGVPGDAAVSPAEDPGGADPAKGQQAPSVEAPAAEAALSPGQESGSREEEAAPPKPFDPSGAERDQGIAPNEEEAAAPVSQDGRSADGATPGASADHAHIHHEHASGHSAHGTGMTDRWNTVIRIVNILTTAALFALLYHHDALGRGGPRLADMAARTQKAAQAIALAAAFLYALTYAAHMLLLAAQLTPAGSGASSMASTAWTLAISTRVGLADGLRIVLAAGLYGTLLTGQRAHHRPMAVLRGLLLLGLALTFPLTGHAVSGSPLQTAAAVVSHALHFAAAGIWFGGLAGLLLVTRSLCRKPDADAFAEAGRLWSRFSAAALPLTVITVVTGLVLAVMHVGSWEALYTSAYGQTLLVKSALYAGVIVIAAFHRFLWLPAFVKQENDPERVRVFLRGVRLEAACGAAIFIVAGMLSTGMPPHLG, encoded by the coding sequence ATGAGAAAATTGCTGGGAACTTCGCGAAAATCCGTCTATTTGCTGGGGATAGCCGTCTTGCTGTTCTCCCTTCTGCTTCATCCGCTGACCGCATCCGCGCATGCGAACCTGGCATCATCCAAGCCGCTGGCGGATGCGCAGCTGGACACGGCGCCATCGGAGATACGCATCACGTTCACCGAGGGCATTGATGCGAAGCTGAGCTCGCTGACGCTGTGGGACGAGGATGGACGCGAGATTGGCGGCGCCGTGAGCGGGGAAGGCGATGACACGCTGGTCAAGTCTCTTCCCGAGCTGAAGAACGGCGTCTATAAGGTGAAGTGGCAGGTGCTGTCGGTGGATACGCATGTCACCGAGGGCTCGTACCGGTTCGCCGTCGGGACGACACTGGACAAGAGCGGGCCTGCGCCGACCAAGACGCTGGATGATGACGATGAGTCACAGGCCAAGCCGGACAGCGGCTCCCAGGGAGAGGGCGGGAAGACCGCTCCCGTGAAGCCCGCCGATCCGGCGGGGGGGCCGCCGGACCGGGACGGGCCGAAGCCATCGGCGGGACCGGCAGAGCGGCCGAAGCCAGCCACGGAAAAGCCAGCCGCAGGTAAGCCTGCCGCCGAGAAGCCAACCCCGGAGAAGCCTGCCGGCGGCGAAGCGGACGCGGGAGCATCCGGCACGAGCAGGCCGGGCCCGCGTCAGCCGGGTGCCGATCAGGCGAAGGAGCCGAAGGCGGCGCCCGCTAAGCCCGCTTCGTCCGGCTCCGGAAGCGGCGTTCCCGGGGACGCCGCCGTATCGCCGGCCGAGGATCCTGGCGGAGCGGATCCGGCCAAGGGGCAGCAAGCTCCGTCCGTCGAGGCACCAGCAGCCGAAGCTGCACTATCGCCCGGTCAAGAGAGCGGAAGCCGGGAAGAGGAAGCGGCTCCCCCGAAGCCGTTCGATCCATCCGGAGCGGAACGTGATCAGGGGATCGCGCCGAACGAAGAAGAAGCCGCTGCACCCGTCAGCCAGGACGGCCGTTCAGCGGATGGGGCTACGCCCGGGGCCTCCGCCGATCACGCGCATATTCATCATGAACATGCATCCGGTCATTCGGCGCACGGTACAGGCATGACCGATCGGTGGAATACCGTGATCCGGATTGTCAATATATTGACGACAGCCGCCTTATTTGCGCTCCTGTACCATCATGATGCGCTCGGAAGGGGAGGACCGCGGCTGGCGGACATGGCCGCACGGACGCAAAAGGCGGCGCAGGCTATTGCGCTTGCGGCCGCATTCCTCTATGCGCTGACCTATGCGGCGCATATGCTGCTGCTTGCCGCGCAGCTGACACCCGCCGGCTCCGGAGCCAGCTCTATGGCCTCCACGGCGTGGACATTGGCCATATCGACGCGCGTCGGCCTGGCGGACGGATTACGCATCGTACTGGCTGCTGGACTATACGGGACGCTGCTGACGGGGCAGCGGGCGCATCATCGGCCGATGGCCGTCCTGCGGGGCCTGCTGCTGCTCGGCCTGGCGCTGACCTTCCCGCTGACTGGCCATGCCGTCTCGGGTTCCCCGCTGCAGACGGCGGCCGCGGTCGTCTCGCATGCGCTGCATTTTGCTGCGGCAGGCATCTGGTTCGGCGGCCTCGCCGGGCTGCTGCTCGTCACCCGGAGCTTGTGCCGGAAGCCCGATGCGGATGCCTTCGCAGAAGCCGGCCGCCTATGGTCGCGCTTCTCGGCCGCCGCCCTGCCGTTGACGGTCATTACGGTGGTGACCGGCTTGGTGCTGGCGGTTATGCATGTCGGCAGTTGGGAGGCGCTCTATACATCTGCGTACGGACAGACGCTTCTCGTCAAGAGCGCGCTCTATGCAGGCGTGATCGTGATTGCCGCCTTCCACCGCTTCTTGTGGCTGCCTGCCTTCGTGAAGCAGGAAAACGACCCGGAACGGGTCCGGGTCTTTCTGCGCGGTGTCCGTCTCGAGGCGGCTTGCGGAGCGGCTATTTTTATCGTAGCCGGGATGTTGTCTACCGGAATGCCGCCGCACTTGGGATAA
- a CDS encoding catalase has translation MKESNYMTTNQGAPVANNQQSKTAGARGPVLLEDYHLIEKLAHFDRERIPERVVHARGAGAFGVFKPYRSMAKYTRAAFLQDPEAETPVFVRFSTVIHGGTSPETVRDPRGFAVKFYTTEGNYDLVGNHLPIFFIRDAIKFPDMVHSLKPAPHRNVQTPDHYWDFMSLSPESTNMMTWLFSDLGIPANYREMDGFSVHAFKWVNEKGDVLYVKYTWKSLQGVRGLSVEEAERIQAKDFSHATRDLHQAIEEGRCPEWELCVQMLEPSRLDDFEFDPLDPTKVWPEAIFPMMKAGRMTLNQNPDNYFAQVEQAAFSPSALVPGIEPSEDKLLQGRLFSYPDTQRHRLGPNYLQIPVNCPFARVRNHQRDGYMTVKQDTSPVNYEPNSHAGAYVEAGEAYAESESVIEGTTLRRSIDKTNNFGQAGEKYREMSPEEQDRLVHNLVNDLKQVRPEVQMRALCNFFRADAEYGAKLAAGLGVEISEYLQHGSRS, from the coding sequence ATGAAGGAATCTAATTACATGACGACCAATCAGGGTGCGCCCGTTGCCAATAATCAGCAATCCAAAACCGCCGGTGCACGCGGTCCCGTGCTGCTGGAAGATTACCATCTTATCGAGAAGCTCGCTCACTTCGATCGGGAACGCATTCCGGAGCGGGTCGTGCATGCGCGCGGAGCAGGCGCGTTCGGCGTGTTCAAGCCTTACCGGAGCATGGCGAAGTACACGCGGGCGGCTTTTCTGCAAGATCCCGAAGCCGAGACTCCCGTATTTGTCCGGTTCTCGACCGTGATTCATGGCGGGACCTCCCCGGAGACCGTCCGGGATCCGCGCGGATTCGCCGTCAAATTTTATACGACGGAAGGAAACTACGATTTGGTTGGGAATCATCTTCCGATTTTTTTCATCCGTGACGCCATCAAATTCCCGGACATGGTCCACTCGCTCAAGCCGGCCCCGCATAGGAATGTGCAGACGCCCGATCATTACTGGGACTTCATGTCACTCTCTCCGGAATCCACGAATATGATGACTTGGCTCTTCTCGGACCTCGGCATACCCGCCAACTACCGCGAGATGGACGGCTTCAGCGTCCACGCGTTCAAATGGGTCAATGAAAAGGGCGATGTCCTGTACGTCAAATATACGTGGAAGTCGCTGCAGGGCGTGCGCGGATTGAGCGTGGAGGAAGCCGAGCGGATTCAAGCCAAAGATTTCAGTCATGCGACGCGTGATCTGCATCAGGCGATTGAAGAGGGCCGCTGCCCGGAGTGGGAGCTGTGTGTTCAAATGCTCGAGCCGTCGCGGTTGGACGATTTCGAATTCGACCCGCTTGATCCGACGAAGGTATGGCCCGAAGCGATATTCCCGATGATGAAGGCAGGACGGATGACGCTGAATCAGAACCCGGACAATTATTTCGCCCAGGTGGAGCAGGCGGCATTCTCCCCTAGCGCGCTCGTACCCGGGATTGAGCCATCCGAGGACAAATTGCTCCAAGGCCGTCTATTCTCTTATCCGGATACGCAGCGGCATCGGCTCGGGCCGAATTACTTGCAGATTCCGGTGAACTGTCCGTTCGCGCGGGTAAGGAATCATCAACGGGACGGTTACATGACGGTGAAGCAGGATACGTCCCCGGTCAACTACGAGCCGAACAGCCATGCCGGGGCATATGTTGAAGCGGGCGAGGCCTATGCCGAGAGTGAATCGGTTATAGAAGGAACGACGCTGCGCCGCTCGATAGACAAGACGAATAATTTTGGCCAGGCCGGAGAGAAATATCGTGAGATGTCGCCGGAAGAACAAGACCGGCTCGTGCACAACCTGGTGAACGATCTGAAGCAGGTACGCCCCGAAGTTCAAATGCGGGCGCTGTGCAACTTCTTCCGGGCCGATGCGGAATATGGAGCGAAGCTTGCGGCCGGACTCGGC
- a CDS encoding ABC transporter ATP-binding protein translates to MREREAASTKPAAAQDISREDRMRSFAAMLAYAKPYRLTFLAVFVCTFFAIGADLLQPYLVKVAIDENMLTGAHGADTLLLLGGCYFLLAAVSLVFSYVQANLLQKVGQSIVGQLRKDLFRHISKQSMSFFDRHPIGSLVTNVSSDTETINQFFTQVLLSLVRDGLSLLLVVAFMFSLDAQLALYCLLLFPVIFAIAAAFRSLLRSAYQRVRGELSRLIAFLAENLAGMSLIQAFHQEKDQTDQFTRRNRSYLRENLREVRTSILFNRSFDMLGNLSVAFVVWLGGMAVLDTSLEFGVLYAFINYIRQFFQPINQITQQWNTLQSTTVSMDRLWRIFRVEPQVTDPEPGQTVAVKPQEVLGQVDFNHIRFAYVDKRDVLHNLDLHIAPGEFIGIVGTTGAGKSSLVSLLARFYDARQGSVEIDGVDIRRMKQETLHRIVGLVQQDPYLYSGTIVDNVRLFQEEVPRDRVIWACQAVGSDSMIKRLKHGYDTRLSERGSGLSAGERQLISFARILVFEPRILILDEATAHLDSHTERLIQQALNVVSKGRTTIVIAHRLSTIQHADRIIVMSGGRVIEEGDHEALMKQGGSYAELVRHSRTGAAELQASM, encoded by the coding sequence ATGCGTGAACGTGAAGCAGCAAGCACGAAGCCGGCTGCCGCGCAGGACATCTCGCGCGAGGATCGCATGCGCTCCTTCGCCGCGATGCTGGCCTACGCCAAGCCGTACCGGCTCACCTTCCTCGCGGTGTTCGTCTGCACATTCTTCGCCATCGGCGCGGATCTGCTGCAGCCCTATCTGGTCAAGGTGGCGATCGACGAGAATATGCTGACGGGTGCGCACGGGGCAGATACGCTGCTGCTGCTCGGGGGGTGCTACTTCCTGCTGGCGGCGGTCAGCCTGGTCTTCTCCTACGTGCAGGCGAATCTGCTCCAAAAAGTAGGGCAAAGCATCGTCGGCCAGCTTCGCAAAGATCTGTTCCGCCATATTTCGAAGCAGTCGATGTCCTTCTTCGACCGCCACCCGATCGGCAGTCTCGTGACGAATGTCTCCAGCGATACGGAGACAATCAATCAATTTTTCACGCAAGTGCTCTTGAGCTTGGTGCGCGACGGCTTGTCGCTTTTGCTGGTCGTCGCCTTCATGTTCTCTCTGGATGCGCAGCTTGCGCTGTACTGCCTGCTGCTGTTCCCGGTCATCTTCGCTATCGCGGCCGCTTTCCGTTCGCTGCTGCGTTCGGCGTACCAACGGGTGCGGGGAGAGCTGTCGCGGCTTATCGCTTTCCTGGCGGAGAACTTGGCGGGCATGAGCTTGATTCAAGCATTCCATCAGGAAAAGGATCAGACCGACCAGTTCACCCGCCGCAACCGCAGCTATTTGCGCGAAAATTTGCGTGAAGTGCGCACGAGCATTTTGTTCAACCGCTCGTTCGATATGCTGGGCAACCTGTCCGTTGCCTTCGTCGTCTGGCTGGGCGGCATGGCCGTGCTGGATACATCGCTGGAATTCGGGGTGTTATACGCCTTTATCAATTATATTCGCCAATTTTTCCAGCCCATCAACCAGATTACCCAGCAATGGAACACGCTGCAGTCGACGACGGTATCGATGGACCGCCTATGGCGCATTTTCCGCGTCGAGCCGCAGGTGACCGACCCGGAACCCGGGCAGACGGTCGCGGTGAAGCCGCAGGAGGTTCTCGGTCAGGTGGACTTCAACCATATCCGCTTCGCTTATGTCGACAAGCGCGATGTGCTGCATAATCTCGATCTGCATATCGCTCCCGGGGAATTCATCGGCATTGTCGGCACGACCGGCGCGGGCAAAAGCTCGCTCGTCAGCCTGCTGGCCCGGTTCTATGATGCCCGTCAGGGCAGCGTCGAGATCGACGGCGTCGATATTCGCCGGATGAAGCAGGAAACGCTGCACCGGATCGTCGGCCTGGTCCAGCAGGACCCGTATCTGTATTCCGGCACGATTGTAGACAATGTCCGCCTGTTCCAGGAGGAAGTGCCGCGGGATCGAGTGATCTGGGCCTGCCAGGCGGTCGGTTCGGACAGCATGATCAAGCGGCTCAAGCACGGCTATGACACGCGCCTCTCGGAGCGGGGCAGCGGGTTGTCCGCCGGCGAACGCCAGCTGATCTCCTTCGCCCGGATTCTCGTGTTCGAGCCGCGCATTCTCATTCTCGACGAGGCGACGGCCCATCTGGACTCGCATACCGAGCGCCTCATCCAGCAGGCCTTGAATGTCGTCTCGAAGGGCCGGACGACGATCGTCATCGCGCATCGCCTCTCCACGATTCAACATGCCGACCGCATCATCGTCATGAGCGGCGGCCGCGTCATCGAGGAGGGCGATCACGAGGCGCTGATGAAGCAGGGCGGCAGCTACGCCGAACTGGTGCGCCATTCCCGCACCGGCGCCGCGGAGCTGCAGGCGTCGATGTAG
- a CDS encoding DUF4198 domain-containing protein, with amino-acid sequence MNMKKAASVLLGTLLSVTLAVPAFAHDGWSQTNSPVIGAGEVAYVDMMLGNHSNEHRSYRIAGQWSTDSSKVYVMNPAGKKIDITDTRFYTGEAATETEPALNNYFVSSFSSSQPGAYIVSVEGDSIFKGADTASRTLRSAKSFVAVMDIPRMKRASMLTGFQRQVSPDRAELVPLFNPAAAQANTSAEVQLLLKGKPLADTEVSLIRRSDSEAVTVKTDAKGVAKFKLGGADYYLLRAKPATNEKREGEYDTVSYEATMTFIVQNGTFELSGTPAEAKPQVFLNGKAQPDASFSFANGTLMADAAWANEALGHKSAASAISLRDAASEAGTVLEFLPAVGATRAAVYLYLTK; translated from the coding sequence ATGAACATGAAAAAAGCCGCCAGCGTACTGCTGGGCACTCTGCTGTCTGTCACGCTCGCCGTCCCGGCGTTCGCGCATGACGGATGGTCGCAGACGAACAGTCCCGTGATTGGCGCGGGCGAGGTCGCCTATGTTGACATGATGCTCGGCAATCATTCCAATGAGCACCGCAGTTATCGCATCGCCGGCCAGTGGAGCACCGATTCCTCGAAAGTATACGTCATGAATCCGGCGGGCAAAAAGATCGACATTACCGATACGCGCTTCTATACGGGCGAAGCAGCGACAGAGACGGAGCCGGCGCTCAACAACTATTTTGTGTCCTCGTTCTCCTCTTCCCAGCCTGGAGCCTATATTGTCTCGGTCGAGGGAGACAGCATCTTCAAGGGAGCCGATACGGCGAGCCGCACCTTGCGCAGCGCCAAATCGTTCGTCGCCGTCATGGACATCCCGAGGATGAAGCGGGCCTCGATGCTAACCGGCTTCCAGCGTCAAGTGAGCCCGGACCGCGCCGAGCTGGTGCCGTTGTTCAATCCGGCGGCGGCGCAAGCCAATACTTCTGCAGAAGTCCAATTGCTGCTGAAAGGCAAGCCGCTGGCCGACACCGAAGTATCGCTTATTCGCCGCAGCGATTCGGAGGCGGTGACCGTGAAGACGGATGCCAAGGGCGTTGCGAAGTTCAAGCTGGGCGGAGCAGACTATTATTTGCTGCGCGCCAAGCCGGCCACCAATGAGAAGCGCGAGGGCGAGTATGATACCGTCAGCTATGAAGCGACGATGACCTTCATCGTTCAGAACGGCACCTTCGAGCTGTCCGGCACCCCCGCCGAAGCGAAGCCGCAGGTGTTCCTGAACGGCAAGGCTCAACCGGATGCCTCGTTCTCCTTCGCGAACGGCACGCTGATGGCGGATGCGGCCTGGGCGAACGAGGCTCTTGGCCATAAGAGCGCCGCATCTGCGATCTCGCTGCGGGACGCCGCTTCCGAGGCGGGGACCGTGCTGGAATTCTTGCCGGCGGTCGGAGCGACCCGCGCCGCCGTCTATTTGTACCTGACGAAATAA